The following are encoded together in the Cyanobacterium aponinum PCC 10605 genome:
- the pipX gene encoding transcriptional coactivator PipX, protein MSTEIYINHPNFGLLYRLCVIDKNEELFTTLYAQRLFFKVVIQSQSPLFEPLSRTEARILMENKLRRLRGNGEWQTYQEVNKLYQNTFQ, encoded by the coding sequence ATGAGTACAGAAATATACATAAATCACCCTAATTTTGGTCTTTTATATCGGTTGTGTGTTATCGATAAAAATGAGGAATTATTTACTACTCTTTACGCTCAACGTCTCTTTTTTAAAGTAGTAATACAGTCACAATCCCCACTATTTGAGCCTTTAAGTAGAACAGAAGCTCGTATTTTAATGGAGAACAAATTACGCCGTTTAAGAGGTAACGGAGAGTGGCAAACCTATCAAGAAGTTAATAAACTCTATCAAAATACTTTTCAATAG